From the Armatimonadota bacterium genome, one window contains:
- a CDS encoding SBBP repeat-containing protein: MSQYACGSVVYRCSRGGRIVLTASTFAVSLVFAWTQSCNPPTASARFAWDKTDATAYNDLAAKAAVDSQRNVYIVGTDVKDGESDIVVTKYDKAGTQQWRAAFNGNSSNPGVDKGYGIAVDGLGAVYVCGAATRSSGIGLDYVVVKYPYNYQSGNPAWVRYFDGGHGDDEARAIALDSQQNVYVTGRSLASNDKFDVITLRLNGNDGEFSNTWAELNENNPVGTRRYNNNASGHDEGLSITVDADGDPILTGRAQISVSPSNYDVLTVKYVGDGGSVDFAEVFDASSSTTDSAGVSVTTDPSKNVYVAGRFAGQNSTGALIKYLPDGTLCWYDDPYIGKSELEQVVYDSNGFVVAAGYCVPQGEDKEAYFVAKYHRNFRATGVDPENERSIADPPQLIALPIWENAYDGGGDGDAKDFARSLAVDSHGYIFVTGESDGNEGEEDFWTLSLRPNDGAICWQARYKGNLTGDDIEKGVWMAMDSGGNLAIVGTATGAETGTDIAVIRYCRLPGDVNSDGVVDDTDLAIVLECFGNSADACSTLDLDRSGTVDDPDLAIVLENFGKYCGTDW; encoded by the coding sequence ATGAGCCAGTATGCTTGCGGTTCGGTCGTCTATCGATGCTCACGGGGGGGTAGAATCGTCCTCACCGCCTCGACCTTCGCAGTCTCCTTAGTCTTCGCTTGGACACAGTCCTGCAATCCGCCGACAGCTTCCGCGCGATTTGCATGGGACAAGACCGATGCGACGGCTTACAACGATCTTGCGGCCAAAGCAGCCGTGGACAGCCAACGGAACGTCTACATCGTTGGAACCGACGTAAAGGACGGCGAATCGGACATCGTCGTGACTAAGTACGACAAGGCCGGCACCCAGCAGTGGAGGGCGGCGTTCAACGGCAACTCCTCCAACCCCGGCGTGGACAAGGGGTACGGCATCGCGGTAGACGGTCTGGGCGCGGTCTATGTGTGCGGCGCGGCTACGCGCTCCAGCGGCATCGGCCTAGACTACGTCGTTGTCAAGTATCCGTACAACTATCAATCTGGAAACCCAGCATGGGTTCGATACTTCGACGGCGGACACGGAGACGACGAAGCGCGCGCGATCGCGCTGGACAGTCAGCAAAATGTGTATGTTACAGGCCGATCGCTGGCCTCTAACGACAAGTTTGATGTGATTACGCTCCGATTAAACGGAAACGATGGGGAATTCAGCAATACCTGGGCAGAGCTGAACGAGAATAATCCCGTAGGCACGCGCCGGTACAACAACAACGCCAGCGGCCACGACGAGGGACTCTCCATCACGGTAGACGCAGATGGAGATCCCATACTTACAGGCAGAGCTCAAATCTCCGTATCGCCAAGCAACTATGATGTACTGACCGTAAAGTATGTTGGAGATGGCGGATCAGTAGACTTTGCCGAGGTCTTCGATGCCAGTTCCAGCACGACTGATTCAGCCGGAGTATCGGTAACGACGGACCCCTCTAAGAACGTCTACGTGGCGGGCCGCTTTGCCGGCCAAAACTCGACCGGCGCCCTCATCAAGTATCTGCCCGACGGCACGCTCTGTTGGTACGACGACCCCTATATCGGTAAGTCCGAGTTGGAGCAAGTCGTCTACGACTCGAACGGATTTGTCGTTGCTGCAGGCTACTGTGTGCCTCAAGGCGAGGATAAGGAGGCCTACTTTGTCGCAAAGTACCATCGGAATTTTCGTGCAACGGGCGTTGACCCGGAGAACGAGCGCTCCATTGCCGATCCGCCGCAGCTGATCGCTCTTCCCATCTGGGAAAATGCATACGATGGCGGAGGCGATGGCGATGCAAAGGATTTTGCGCGCAGCCTTGCGGTCGATTCACACGGCTACATCTTTGTAACAGGCGAATCGGACGGCAATGAAGGGGAGGAGGATTTTTGGACCCTCAGTCTGCGCCCTAACGATGGCGCTATTTGCTGGCAAGCGCGCTACAAGGGCAACCTGACAGGCGACGACATTGAGAAGGGCGTTTGGATGGCCATGGACAGCGGCGGCAACCTCGCCATCGTCGGCACGGCCACCGGCGCCGAAACGGGCACAGACATTGCCGTGATCCGGTATTGCAGGCTTCCCGGCGACGTCAACTCCGACGGCGTTGTCGACGATACCGATCTGGCGATCGTGCTGGAATGCTTCGGCAACAGCGCCGATGCCTGTTCGACGCTCGATCTTGACCGTTCCGGAACAGTCGACGACCCGGATCTTGCCATTGTGCTGGAGAATTTTGGCAAGTATTGCGGTACAGACTGGTAG
- a CDS encoding nucleotidyl transferase AbiEii/AbiGii toxin family protein has product MKNSSDNDKRPDPTRPASLPPIAEAILQELARLIASDNIVIGGGIALKHYVDHRPTQDIDAWWKSAREENDLNLVREAMKRTAKAHNLSLREKRFGATDSIELVDDKSRKVFSFQIAVRDKALDEPIDSAWPPLKIETLRDNIGSKMNALVQRGAPRDFVDIYELVASGLTTATECWELWAMKNDEANIESAKALVAAHLRRLEGRRPLDSILNDAERSKAGLVRRWFSDAFLRIDPNSSGCQNA; this is encoded by the coding sequence ATGAAGAACTCTTCCGACAACGATAAAAGGCCGGACCCAACGCGACCTGCTAGCCTGCCACCGATCGCCGAGGCCATTTTGCAGGAACTCGCGCGCTTGATTGCTTCCGACAACATCGTTATCGGCGGCGGCATCGCGCTCAAACACTACGTCGATCATCGGCCAACACAGGACATCGACGCATGGTGGAAGTCCGCACGAGAGGAAAACGACTTGAACCTTGTTCGCGAAGCGATGAAGCGAACGGCAAAAGCGCACAACTTGTCGTTGCGCGAGAAGCGGTTCGGCGCTACCGATTCCATCGAACTCGTCGACGACAAGAGCCGCAAGGTCTTCAGCTTTCAGATCGCCGTTCGAGACAAGGCTCTCGACGAGCCTATAGACAGCGCCTGGCCCCCGCTTAAGATCGAGACTCTGAGAGACAACATTGGGTCTAAAATGAACGCCCTGGTGCAACGAGGCGCGCCAAGAGACTTTGTGGACATCTACGAATTGGTCGCCTCCGGACTAACGACCGCAACCGAGTGCTGGGAGTTGTGGGCCATGAAGAACGATGAAGCGAACATCGAAAGCGCTAAAGCTCTTGTCGCCGCGCACCTGCGTCGGTTGGAGGGCCGAAGGCCCCTCGATTCGATTCTTAACGACGCAGAACGATCCAAGGCAGGATTAGTAAGACGATGGTTCAGCGATGCGTTCTTGCGCATCGATCCGAACAGTTCGGGATGCCAGAATGCTTGA